One segment of Bombina bombina isolate aBomBom1 unplaced genomic scaffold, aBomBom1.pri scaffold_2644, whole genome shotgun sequence DNA contains the following:
- the LOC128644249 gene encoding histone H1C-like, translating to MAETAPIAPPAESAAPAKKQPKKKAAVSGGAKKSRPAKSGPSVSDLIFKAVSASKERSGVSLAALKKALAAEGYDVEKNNSRLKLALKALVSKERLVQLKGSGASGSFKVNKKQLQSQEKADKKKALPAAKAKSNKAAKPKSKAAKSPKKPKKAPSAAKKSPKKAKKPTGAKVAPAKSPKKPKAAKPKKVAKSPAKKAAKSPAKKAAKPKAKKAAAKK from the coding sequence ATGGCAGAGACCGCACCAATTGCACCTCCCGCTGAAAGCGCcgctcctgccaagaagcagccgaaAAAGAAGGCAGCTGTATCAGGTGGAGCCAAGAAAAGCCGTCCTGCAAAGTCCGGTCCCAGCGTGTCCGATCTGATTTTTAAAGCGGTGTCTGCTTCTAAAGAGCGCAGTGGGGTCTCCCTGGCAGCTCTCAAGAAGGCTCTGGCTGCGGAAGGCTACGATGTGGAGAAGAACAACAGCCGCCTCAAGCTGGCTCTCAAAGCCTTGGTGAGTAAGGAGCGTCTTGTCCAGCTGAAAGGCAGCGGGGCCTCCGGCTCGTTCAAGGTGAACAAGAAGCAGCTGCAGAGCCAGGAGAAAGCGGACAAGAAAAAGGCGCTGCCTGCAGCAAAGGCCAAATCCAATAAAGCAGCAAAGCCAAAGAGCAAAGCGGCCAAGTCCCCCAAGAAGCCCAAAAAGGCTCCATCTGCTGCAAAGAAAAGTCCCAAAAAGGCCAAGAAACCCACAGGCGCCAAGGTTGCCCCTGCAAAAAGCCCGAAGAAGCCTAAAGCCGCCAAGCCCAAGAAGGTAGCAAAGAGCCCGGCTAAGAAAGCTGCCAAGAGCCCAGCTAAAAAGGCCGCTAAACCCAAAGCCAAGAAGGCGGCTGCTAAAAAGTGA
- the LOC128644250 gene encoding histone H3, with amino-acid sequence MARTKQTARKSTGGKAPRKQLATKAARKSAPATGGVKKPHRYRPGTVALREIRRYQKSTELLIRKLPFQRLVREIAQDFKTDLRFQSSAVMALQEASEAYLVGLFEDTNLCAIHAKRVTIMPKDIQLARRIRGERA; translated from the coding sequence ATGGCCCGTACCAAGCAGACCGCCCGCAAATCTACTGGAGGGAAGGCTCCCCGCAAGCAGTTGGCCACCAAGGCTGCCAGGAAGAGCGCCCCAGCCACCGGCGGAGTCAAGAAGCCTCATCGCTATCGGCCCGGGACAGTGGCTCTCAGGGAGATCCGACGCTATCAGAAATCCACCGAGCTCCTCATCCGCAAGCTGCCCTTCCAGCGCCTGGTCCGTGAGATCGCCCAGGACTTCAAGACCGATCTGCGCTTCCAGAGCTCTGCGGTCATGGCGCTGCAGGAGGCCAGCGAGGCTTATCTAGTGGGGCTCTTCGAAGACACCAACTTGTGTGCTATCCACGCCAAGAGAGTCACCATCATGCCCAAGGACATCCAGCTGGCCCGCAGGATCCGCGGGGAGAGAGCTTAG